The Montipora capricornis isolate CH-2021 chromosome 3, ASM3666992v2, whole genome shotgun sequence genome window below encodes:
- the LOC138040875 gene encoding uncharacterized protein, which yields MWVIKIMTNQWLKSGGLKSETEGFIIAAQDQNIKTNYYRSNILNDGTDPMYRICGQFQETIDHIVSGYPELAKTEYLHRHDKAASYLHWNICKELNINVEDKWYEHEPQTVTERDNITILWDMPIHTDREIKANRPDTVIKDKQEKSCLLIDMSIPTEKNTSVKLTEKLSKYKDLEIEIERMWGMKATMILVVIGALGLIKKGLEKYTKQMPGNIKISELQKIALLGTSRILRKTLSIK from the coding sequence ATGTGGGTCATCAAAATAATGACCAATCAGTGGCTTAAGTCAGGTGGGCTGAAGTCTGAAACGGAGGGCTTTATCATTGCTGCCCAAGACCAAAACATTAAGACCAATTACTATCGCAGCAACATCCTAAACGATGGTACAGACCCAATGTACAGGATATGTGGTCAATTCCAGGAAACCATTGATCATATTGTGTCAGGGTACCCTGAGCTGGCCAAAACTGAATACCTACACAGACATGACAAAGCCGCCTCATACCTGCACTGGAACATATGCAAAGAGCTAAATATAAACGTAGAAGACAAATGGTATGAACATGAACCCCAAACAGTAACAGAAAGAGACAACATCACAATCTTGTGGGATATGCCAATACACACAGACCGTGAAATAAAAGCCAACAGACCAGACACTGTAATAAAAGACAAACAGGAGAAAAGCTGCCTACTCATTGATATGTCCATCCCTACTGAAAAGAACACTTCAGTTAAACTTACTgaaaagctgtcaaaatataAAGACCTCGAAATCGAGATTGAGCGAATGTGGGGGATGAAGGCCACAATGATCCTAGTTGTGATTGGAGCACTGGGACTAATAAAAAAGGGCTTGGAGAAATACACCAAACAAATGCCGGGTAACATCAAAATTAGTGAACTACAGAAGATTGCACTGCTAGGAACATCTCGCATCCTAAGAAAGACACTCTCCATCAAGTAA
- the LOC138039940 gene encoding uncharacterized protein, whose protein sequence is MALAPLSSLLNNISYGYTTSTSTINHLFYMDDLKTFGKNDQEQTSLLTIVKGFSDDIQMEFGLEKCSKATFKKGKLTTTENIQIDLDTTIQQLEQEGTYKYLGVNEGDGIQHAKMKEKIKKEYYRRIRMITKSELNAINRMEAINTLTTPVVTYSFNIVDWKMEEIRKLDRKTRKLLTMERMHHPRAEVDRLYLPRNKGGRGLIQLEIAYKTATIGLDAYLNATKNDPLLVIAKEHKKAKRSTQ, encoded by the coding sequence ATGGCTCTTGCTCCACTATCCTCACTTCTCAACAACATCAGTTATGGTTATACTACAAGTACAAGTACCATCAATCATCTATTCTACATGGATGACCTGAAAACATTTGGAAAGAATGACCAGGAACAAACCAGCCTTTTGACCATTGTAAAAGGCTTCAGTGATGACATCCAAATGGAGTTTGGTTTGGAAAAGTGCTCCAAGGCTAcattcaaaaaaggaaaacttaccACCACTGAAAACATACAAATTGACCTTGATACTACCATTCAACAACTAGAACAAGAAGGTACATACAAATACCTGGGAGTGAATGAAGGGGATGGGATACAGCAcgccaaaatgaaagaaaagattaaaaagGAGTATTACCGCAGAATACGAATGATAACAAAATCTGAACTGAATGCAATTAACAGAATGGAAGCCATCAACACACTGACTACCCCAGTTGTAACCTACAGTTTCAACATCGTTGACTGGAAAATGGAAGAGATCAGAAAACTAGACAGAAAAACCAGAAAACTACTCACCATGGAAAGGATGCACCACCCAAGAGCAGAGGTGGATCGACTGTACCTCCCCAGAAATAAGGGCGGTAGAGGTCTGATTCAACTGGAAATTGCATATAAAACTGCTACAATAGGCTTAGATGCTTATCTCAATGCCACCAAAAATGATCCCCTTCTCGTGATTGCTAAAGAGCATAAAAAAGCCAAAAGAAGTACTCAGTAG